A window from Zingiber officinale cultivar Zhangliang chromosome 7A, Zo_v1.1, whole genome shotgun sequence encodes these proteins:
- the LOC122001321 gene encoding uncharacterized protein LOC122001321 isoform X2, with the protein MEYERIHKVQMGVISPSKLRIKLLGTRSGAQKKEGGNSSSRASPSKLEEMEHSKSSLLAEDFEEEVGFKESKGATSLRAIVNSEVPRLELSVKNVLSYSQGDQTPSFRKDFLSKVKVDICCNKTRDAVKSDPMLADSTSNLNTVHPVQIPEDGIAHDGVNDNGSVRSFEFHKGERLLQQQVASPFLKNLPSKWNDAERWILHRQIMHLKPNVPKKVVGQNLGCLEVVSNKLAPEYRNVERHSFLQEADSKYGSVNKSASQTVTEKFSFTPTSSLSNLNSTTGASGLTDLSSVTSCYSKPNASENPTTNISGTPDFQSVSMRDVGTEMTPIPSQDPSRTGTPVGATTPIRSPLSSTPSSPKKEAPPSTPAGSNTQDELKMQKNVSNIELSDKDVQLKTRREIAALGIQLGKLNIASWASKDDKEHTSSSLDSERIKISEFEARAVAWEESQKSVYTFRYSREEAKIQAWEDHQKAKYEMKLRRIEAQAEWMKAQAQGKMVKKLAVTHRRVEQKQALAEAKRKRQATRTAKQAEQIRRTGHISMLQFWCCSWFC; encoded by the exons ATGGAGTATGAGAGGATTCACAAAGTTCAG ATGGGAGTCATTTCTCCCAGTAAGCTCAGGATTAAATTATTAGGCACTCGCAGTGGTGCTCAAAAGAAGGAAGGAGGGAATAGTTCGTCTAGAGCATCTCCTTccaagcttgaggaaatggagcaCTCCAAAAGCAGCCTATTAGCTGAAGATTTTGAGGAAGAAG TTGGGTTTAAAGAGTCCAAAGGTGCTACTTCTCTGCGTGCTATTGTAAACTCAGAAGTTCCAAGATTGGAGTTGTCTGTTAAGAATGTTCTTAGCTATTCTCAGGGAGATCAAACTCCATCCTTTCGGAAGGATTTTCTTTCCAAAGTCAAAGTTGATATCTGTTGCAATAAGACTCGAGATGCTGTTAAATCTGATCCTATGTTGGCTGATTCAACCAGCAATTTGAACACAGTCCATCCAGTGCAAATACCAGAAGATGGAATAGCCCATGATGGTGTAAATGACAATGGTAGCGTTCGCAGTTTTGAGTTTCATAAAGGGGAAAGACTGCTGCAGCAGCAAGTGGCTAGCCCCTTCTTGAAGAATCTTCCGTCGAAGTGGAATGATGCAGAGAGATGGATACTTCATCGACAAATTATGCATTTAAAGCCAAATGTTCCAAAGAAGGTTGTTGGGCAAAACCTGGGGTGCCTGGAAGTTGTTTCCAATAAGCTTGCACCAGAGTATAGGAATGTAGAAAGACATTCTTTCTTACAGGAAGCAGATTCAAAATATGGCAGTGTGAACAAATCTGCATCACAAACTGTGACCGAGAAGTTCTCTTTTACTCCTACTTCCTCACTATCCAATTTGAACTCCACAACTGGAGCAAGTGGGTTGACAGACTTATCTTCTGTTACCAGTTGCTATAGCAAGCCCAATGCCTCAGAAAACCCTACAACTAATATATCTG GTACACCTGATTTTCAGTCTGTTTCAATGAGAGATGTTGGAACAGAGATGACACCCATTCCAAGCCAGGACCCTTCGAGGACTGGAACACCTGTTGGTGCAACGACTCCCATCAGAAGTCCACTTTCTTCAACTCCATCAAGTCCAAAAAAAGAAGCACCACCCTCAACCCCTGCTGGTTCAAATACACAGGATGAGTTAAAAATGCAAAAGAATGTCAGCAACATAGAATTGTCTGATAAAGATGTGCAATTGAAAACAAGAAGAGAGATAGCCGCCCTTGGAATTCAACTTGGTAAGTTGAACATTGCTTCCTGGGCTAGTAAAGATGACAAAGAGCATACTTCTTCCAGTCTAGACTCAGAAAGAATAAAAATATCAGAATTCGAAGCCCGTGCAGTTGCATGGGAGGAATCCCAAAAATCTGTATATACTTTCAG GTATAGTCGTGAAGAGGCTAAAATACAAGCATGGGAGGACCATCAGAAAGCAAAATATGAAATGAAGCTGAGGAGAATTGAG GCCCAAGCTGAATGGATGAAAGCTCAAGCACAAGGCAAGATGGTTAAGAAACTTGCAGTGACACATCGACGGGTAGAGCAGAAACAAGCACTTGCTGAAGCGAAGAGGAAGCGGCAGGCTACCAGAACAGCTAAACAGGCAGAACAGATTCGTCGAACCGGTCACATATCAATGCTGCAGTTCTGGTGCTGTAGTTGGTTTTGCTAA
- the LOC122001321 gene encoding uncharacterized protein LOC122001321 isoform X1, whose amino-acid sequence MPFVIAFGAHFDLGFYLHELVVCMGVISPSKLRIKLLGTRSGAQKKEGGNSSSRASPSKLEEMEHSKSSLLAEDFEEEVGFKESKGATSLRAIVNSEVPRLELSVKNVLSYSQGDQTPSFRKDFLSKVKVDICCNKTRDAVKSDPMLADSTSNLNTVHPVQIPEDGIAHDGVNDNGSVRSFEFHKGERLLQQQVASPFLKNLPSKWNDAERWILHRQIMHLKPNVPKKVVGQNLGCLEVVSNKLAPEYRNVERHSFLQEADSKYGSVNKSASQTVTEKFSFTPTSSLSNLNSTTGASGLTDLSSVTSCYSKPNASENPTTNISGTPDFQSVSMRDVGTEMTPIPSQDPSRTGTPVGATTPIRSPLSSTPSSPKKEAPPSTPAGSNTQDELKMQKNVSNIELSDKDVQLKTRREIAALGIQLGKLNIASWASKDDKEHTSSSLDSERIKISEFEARAVAWEESQKSVYTFRYSREEAKIQAWEDHQKAKYEMKLRRIEAQAEWMKAQAQGKMVKKLAVTHRRVEQKQALAEAKRKRQATRTAKQAEQIRRTGHISMLQFWCCSWFC is encoded by the exons ATGCCATTTGTGATAGCTTTTGGTGCTCATTTTGATCTGGGTTTCTACTTGCATGAGTTAGTAGTATGT ATGGGAGTCATTTCTCCCAGTAAGCTCAGGATTAAATTATTAGGCACTCGCAGTGGTGCTCAAAAGAAGGAAGGAGGGAATAGTTCGTCTAGAGCATCTCCTTccaagcttgaggaaatggagcaCTCCAAAAGCAGCCTATTAGCTGAAGATTTTGAGGAAGAAG TTGGGTTTAAAGAGTCCAAAGGTGCTACTTCTCTGCGTGCTATTGTAAACTCAGAAGTTCCAAGATTGGAGTTGTCTGTTAAGAATGTTCTTAGCTATTCTCAGGGAGATCAAACTCCATCCTTTCGGAAGGATTTTCTTTCCAAAGTCAAAGTTGATATCTGTTGCAATAAGACTCGAGATGCTGTTAAATCTGATCCTATGTTGGCTGATTCAACCAGCAATTTGAACACAGTCCATCCAGTGCAAATACCAGAAGATGGAATAGCCCATGATGGTGTAAATGACAATGGTAGCGTTCGCAGTTTTGAGTTTCATAAAGGGGAAAGACTGCTGCAGCAGCAAGTGGCTAGCCCCTTCTTGAAGAATCTTCCGTCGAAGTGGAATGATGCAGAGAGATGGATACTTCATCGACAAATTATGCATTTAAAGCCAAATGTTCCAAAGAAGGTTGTTGGGCAAAACCTGGGGTGCCTGGAAGTTGTTTCCAATAAGCTTGCACCAGAGTATAGGAATGTAGAAAGACATTCTTTCTTACAGGAAGCAGATTCAAAATATGGCAGTGTGAACAAATCTGCATCACAAACTGTGACCGAGAAGTTCTCTTTTACTCCTACTTCCTCACTATCCAATTTGAACTCCACAACTGGAGCAAGTGGGTTGACAGACTTATCTTCTGTTACCAGTTGCTATAGCAAGCCCAATGCCTCAGAAAACCCTACAACTAATATATCTG GTACACCTGATTTTCAGTCTGTTTCAATGAGAGATGTTGGAACAGAGATGACACCCATTCCAAGCCAGGACCCTTCGAGGACTGGAACACCTGTTGGTGCAACGACTCCCATCAGAAGTCCACTTTCTTCAACTCCATCAAGTCCAAAAAAAGAAGCACCACCCTCAACCCCTGCTGGTTCAAATACACAGGATGAGTTAAAAATGCAAAAGAATGTCAGCAACATAGAATTGTCTGATAAAGATGTGCAATTGAAAACAAGAAGAGAGATAGCCGCCCTTGGAATTCAACTTGGTAAGTTGAACATTGCTTCCTGGGCTAGTAAAGATGACAAAGAGCATACTTCTTCCAGTCTAGACTCAGAAAGAATAAAAATATCAGAATTCGAAGCCCGTGCAGTTGCATGGGAGGAATCCCAAAAATCTGTATATACTTTCAG GTATAGTCGTGAAGAGGCTAAAATACAAGCATGGGAGGACCATCAGAAAGCAAAATATGAAATGAAGCTGAGGAGAATTGAG GCCCAAGCTGAATGGATGAAAGCTCAAGCACAAGGCAAGATGGTTAAGAAACTTGCAGTGACACATCGACGGGTAGAGCAGAAACAAGCACTTGCTGAAGCGAAGAGGAAGCGGCAGGCTACCAGAACAGCTAAACAGGCAGAACAGATTCGTCGAACCGGTCACATATCAATGCTGCAGTTCTGGTGCTGTAGTTGGTTTTGCTAA